Within Gammaproteobacteria bacterium, the genomic segment ATGCTCTCTTTCTGGGTTTGTTTTGGCTATCTCAAGATAAATCGAGGTGTTGTTTTTTACAAAAAATGCAGGAGCATTAACATCTTGTTTTTTTGTAAAAAAATATGCAATAAAAATTAATATCGAAATAATTATTAGAATTAATTTAAGTTTTTGCATTGCAACCTTTGAATAGCTCAAAAAAATTCTGAGTGGTTTTTGCAGCAACTTCTTCAAAGGAAACTCCCCTAAGTTGCGCAATCTTATCGGCGACTATGCTGACGTAGGCAGGCTCATTTGATTTTCCACGATAAGGATCTGGGGTTAAATAGGGCGAATCTGTTTCTATCAACATTCTATCTAAAGGGATTTTTTGCGCCACTTCTTGTAAAGCTTTAGCGTTTTTAAATGTCACTATGCCTGAAAATGAAATATAAAAACCAAGCGCCATTGCTTTTTCAGCCATGGCATAATCTTCTGTAAAGCAATGCATAACGCCACCGACTTGTTGCGCTCCTGCTTCTCGCATAATGTTAATGGTATCTTCGCGAGCATCTCTTGTATGAATAATTAAGGGTTTATTGACTACTTTCGCGACTTCGATATGCATTCTAAAGCGTTCTTTTTGTTCTTCACGGTCGCCTTTATGAAAATAATCCAATCCAGTTTCGCCAATGGCAACTATTTTATCTTTTTTTGCTAACTCAACTAATTCGTCAAAAGTGGGGTTATCTGGGCTATTTTCATCTGGGTGAATGCCCACTGAGGCATAAATATTTTCATATTTTAGCGCAATAGCATGTACTTTAGAAAACGTGGCTAAATCAACGCAGACGCATAACATATGCGAAACGCCTGCGCGTTTTGCATTTAATAGCATGGCATCAAAATCGCCGTTGTATTTATCCAGGTTGACTCGATCAAGATGGCAATGAGAATCTATTAACATAATATATACTACCTGGCAGGAATTTGCATAGTTGAGCAATGCAAACTGCCTCGTTGAATAATTAACACATTGCAATCAATGCCTATCACATCATATCCCTTGAAACACTGTTTAATAATATCTAATGCTATTGTATCTTCTTTGCAATTATAAATAGGCACATAGACGGCGCCATTACCTATTAGAAAATTGGCATAAGTTCCTGGTAATCGTTCGCCATAATTATCATAACGTGCAGGAGGTAACGGGAGAGGAACTAAAGTAAACTGTGTTTTCTTTAATTCATCGTGCATTTTCCTGAGAGGCTCATAATGTTCATCATTGGTATCTCTCGTTTCACAATACAACACGCTAGTTTCATTAAAGAACCGAACTAATGTATCAATATGCCCATCAGTATCATCGCCTGCTAAATGGCCATTTTTCAATATATTGACTTCCGAGCAATTAAAATTGTTTTTTGCAATTTCATTAATCGATATAGTGTTATGGCGATTAGTGTTGTTAATCACTGAGTCAGTGCTGAAAAAATAACCTGCGCCATTAACTTCAACTGCACCGCCTTCAAGTGTGTAAGGCACAGTTTGGATGTTATAAGTATCTCTGAACCATTCATGTTGAATCAATTTTTGATTGACTGCATTATCTAGGTGCGATCCGAATTTATTTCCCCAAGCATTGAAAGTAAAATCTAGCCAAATCAAATCATTACCTTGTTTAACAGTCAATGGACCGTAGTCTCGAATCCAGGTGTCGTTAGTTTCAATATTCATGAAAGCCAAGTTTTTCTGCTGCAACACTGACAGTCTTTTTTTAATTTTATCTTGATGTGCTTGATTAAAACAAATGATTAATAATTTTTGGTATTGAGTAATTGCCGATGCCATATGAAAAAAGCAATTTTCTGCTTCTGCAAGAATATGCTTCCAGCCAGAATATTGATGTGGCCAAGTAATTACTACGGCGGTTTGATGTTGCCATTCTGGAAAAAGGTATGAGGTCATTTTTTTATCCATCCATTCTAATTTTTTTGTGACGCTTCGGGTGAGGCTGCTATTTTTTCACTTAGCTGTACGACTGCCATGGCATAAAGTGGGCTTGCATTGTAACGCATAATCACCGCAAAATTGTGATAAGCTAGCCAGCATTGTGAGCCAGATTGTGATTTGAGCTCGATAAACATCGCATCTGTTTTGCTATTGTTAGAAAGTTTCGCCTCTTGTAATTGCTGCGGTGAATAAAAGTGCTTTGTAGAGTTTGGAATAATGCCTTTAGGAGTGGTTGCAGGACATGGTATTGAGGTCACTAAAGGCTCGCCGACTTTCCAGCCTTTTTTAAGAAAATAATTAGCAATGCTATTAATCCAATTATCTGCATTATCGAGATCTAAATCTTGGTGAGAAATAACCGCATAACTCATGATGCTATCCGGCATAAATTGTGCTGGACCAATCGCTC encodes:
- a CDS encoding agmatine deiminase family protein, yielding MTSYLFPEWQHQTAVVITWPHQYSGWKHILAEAENCFFHMASAITQYQKLLIICFNQAHQDKIKKRLSVLQQKNLAFMNIETNDTWIRDYGPLTVKQGNDLIWLDFTFNAWGNKFGSHLDNAVNQKLIQHEWFRDTYNIQTVPYTLEGGAVEVNGAGYFFSTDSVINNTNRHNTISINEIAKNNFNCSEVNILKNGHLAGDDTDGHIDTLVRFFNETSVLYCETRDTNDEHYEPLRKMHDELKKTQFTLVPLPLPPARYDNYGERLPGTYANFLIGNGAVYVPIYNCKEDTIALDIIKQCFKGYDVIGIDCNVLIIQRGSLHCSTMQIPAR
- a CDS encoding TatD family hydrolase, which codes for MLIDSHCHLDRVNLDKYNGDFDAMLLNAKRAGVSHMLCVCVDLATFSKVHAIALKYENIYASVGIHPDENSPDNPTFDELVELAKKDKIVAIGETGLDYFHKGDREEQKERFRMHIEVAKVVNKPLIIHTRDAREDTINIMREAGAQQVGGVMHCFTEDYAMAEKAMALGFYISFSGIVTFKNAKALQEVAQKIPLDRMLIETDSPYLTPDPYRGKSNEPAYVSIVADKIAQLRGVSFEEVAAKTTQNFFELFKGCNAKT